A single genomic interval of Microcebus murinus isolate Inina chromosome 24, M.murinus_Inina_mat1.0, whole genome shotgun sequence harbors:
- the NKX6-3 gene encoding homeobox protein Nkx-6.3: MESNLQGTFLLNNTPLAQFSEMKAPVCQYSVQNSFYKLSPAGLGPQLAAGTPHGITDILSRPVATPNSSLLSSYPHVAAGFGGLGSQGVYYGPQVGNFSKAGNEFPTRTRNCWADPGQDWRAGRQCSNTPDPLGDSIHKKKHTRPTFTGHQIFALEKTFEQTKYLAGPERARLAYSLGMTESQVKVWFQNRRTKWRKKSALEPSSSTPRGPGGAGAGGDRATSENEDDEYNKPLDPDSDDEKIRLLLRKHRAAFSVLGLGAHSA; this comes from the exons ATGGAGTCCAACCTGCAGGGGACCTTCCTGCTGAACAACACACCACTGGCTCAGTTCTCGGAGATGAAGGCCCCGGTGTGCCAGTACTCCGTGCAGAACTCGTTCTACAAGCTCAGCCCCGCCGGGCTGGGCCCCCAGCTGGCCGCCGGGACCCCCCACGGGATCACGGACATCCTGAGCAGGCCAGTGGCCACCCCGAACAGCAGCCTCCTCTCCAGCTACCCCCACGTGGCTGCTGGCTTCGGCGGACTCGGCTCCCAGGGGGTCTACTACGGCCCCCAGGTGGGGAATTTTTCCAAGGCTGGGAACGAGTTCCCCACCCGGACCCGGAACTGCTGGGCGGACCCGGGCCAGGACTGGCGCGCCGGGCGGCAGTGCAGCAACA ccCCAGACCCCCTGGGCGACAGCATCCACAAGAAGAAGCACACCCGGCCCACCTTCACGGGGCACCAGATCTTCGCCCTGGAGAAAACCTTCGAGCAGACCAAGTACTTGGCCGGCCCTGAGAGGGCGCGGCTGGCGTACTCCCTGGGCATGACCGAGTCGCAGGTCAAG GTGTGGTTCCAGAACCGGAGGACCAAGTGGCGGAAGAAAAGCGCCCTGGAGCCCTCGTCCTCCACGCCGCGGGGCCCTGGAggcgcgggggcgggcggggaccGCGCCACCTCGGAGAACGAGGACGACGAGTACAACAAGCCGCTGGACCCCGACTCGGACGACGAGAAGATCCGCCTGCTGCTCCGCAAGCACCGCGCCGCCTTCTCCGTGCTCGGCCTGGGCGCGCACAGCGCGTGA